The proteins below are encoded in one region of Gambusia affinis linkage group LG07, SWU_Gaff_1.0, whole genome shotgun sequence:
- the vamp3 gene encoding vesicle-associated membrane protein 3 — protein MSAPGPEGSAAASSNKRLQQTQAQVDEVVDIMRVNVDKVLERDQKLSELDDRADALQAGASQFETSAAKLKRKYWWKNCKMWAILIAVIVIIIIIIIIWSTSK, from the exons AT GTCAGCTCCTGGTCcagaaggttctgctgctgcatcGAGCAACAAGCGCTTGCAGCAGACACAGGCCCAAGTGGATGAG gTAGTGGATATTATGCGCGTTAATGTGGACAAAGTACTGGAACGTGATCAGAAATTGTCTGAACTGGATGACAGAGCAGACGCACTGCAGGCTGGAGCCTCCCAGTTTGAGACCAGTGCAGCTAAGCTGAAACGGAAGTACTGGTGGAAGAACTGCAAG ATGTGGGCCATCTTGATAGCTGTAATagtgatcatcatcatcatcattatta
- the mdm4 gene encoding protein Mdm4 isoform X1, producing MSSLSAQPHASSSSCRTLPGEGNQVKPKAPLLQILRVAGAQEDVFTLKEVMHYLGQYIMGKQLYDKQRQHIVHCQDDPLGELLEVESFSVKNPSPVYEMLKKYLVVLGCSDAAENLSVGRECVEGGVEDRGQICEGVVKAGVVAGSDGPLLPTPSQRRPRDPDDESLEGLPRSACKRPKLDVTLEEWDLSGLPWWFLGNLRNNYSRRSNGSTDIHTNQLSLAQEEDTAIVSDTTEDLWILTEGESEQVSVEMKEAALEEGSGGEEGSVDDDYGGGKEEKSDREMQEEPDEDSQCLSDDTDTEISTQDAWQCTECRKYNIPVQRYCVRCWALRKNWYKDVPRLAHSLSVPDIPACSSLSAHDEEDDSDTGIDVPDCSRTISDPVILPSHSTADRPIPTAGISKGKGPRPSGFHKHGQLSEGESQESLGMEVQDVRPEALLEPCKLCRVRPRNGNIIHGRTAHLLTCFPCARRLHKFQAPCPGCGKIIQKVIKIFIL from the exons ATGAGCTCCCTGTCGGCCCAGCCTCACGCTTCAAGCTCGTCATGCAGGACGCTTCCTGGAGAGGGTAATCAG GTGAAACCAAAAGCCCCGCTGCTGCAGATCTTGCGTGTAGCTGGAGCTCAGGAGGACGTCTTCACTCTCAAAGAG gTGATGCACTACCTGGGTCAGTATATCATGGGGAAGCAACTGTATGACAAACAGAGGCAGCACATTGTCCATTGCCAGGATGATCCTTTGGGTGAACTTCTGGAAGTCGAAAGCTTCTCTGTCAAAAATCCAAG CCCAGTGTATGAAATGCTGAAGAAGTACCTGGTTGTACTTGGCTGTAGTG ACGCTGCAGAGAATCTTTCTGTGGGCCGTGAGTGTGTAGAGGGCGGAGTGGAGGATCGTGGTCAG atATGTGAGGGTGTGGTCAAAGCAGGAGTGGTGGCCGGAAGTGATGGGCCTCTTCTGCCGACCCCCTCTCAGAGACGACCTCGTGATCCAGACGATG AGTCTCTTGAAGGCCTGCCTCGCTCAGCCTGCAAGCGCCCCAAACTGGATGTCACCCTGGAAGAATGGGACCTCTCTGGTCTACCCTGGTGGTTTTTGGGTAATCTGCGTAATAACTACAGCCGCAGGAGCAATGGCTCCACTGACATCCATACAAACCAA CTGTCTCTTGCACAGGAGGAGGACACAGCCATCGTGTCAGACACAACAGAAGACTTGTGGATTCTGACAGAGGGCGAGAGTGAGCAAGTGAGTGTGGAGATGAAGGAAGCGGCGCTAGAAGAGGGAAGCGGAGGAGAAGAAGGTTCTGTTGATGATGATTATGGAGGCGGGAAGGAGGAAAAGTCAGACCGAGAG atGCAAGAAGAGCCCGATGAAGACTCTCAGTGTCTGAGTGATGACACTGATACAGAGATCTCCACACAG GATGCATGGCAGTGCACAGAGTGCAGGAAATACAACATACCTGTCCAGCGGTACTGCGTTCGCTGTTGGGCTCTGCGAAAAAACTGGTACAAGGACGTGCCCCGGCTGGCTCATTCTCTCTCCGTCCCTGACATCCCAGCATGCAGCTCTCTCTCTGCCCAcgatgaagaagatgacagcGACACAGGCATTGATGTTCCAGACTGCAGCAGGACCATCTCGGACCCAGTCATCCTGCCCTCCCACTCCACTGCTGACCGGCCGATTCCCACAGCAGGCATCAGTAAAGGCAAAGGGCCGCGCCCGTCTGGCTTCCACAAGCACGGCCAGCTCTCAGAGGGGGAAAGCCAGGAAAGTCTGGGCATGGAGGTCCAAGACGTTCGACCGGAGGCGCTGCTGGAGCCCTGCAAGCTGTGTCGGGTGAGACCCCGTAATGGTAATATAATCCATGGACGAACGGCTCACCTGCTCACATGTTTCCCATGTGCAAGGAGGTTGCATAAGTTCCAGGCTCCCTGTCCAGGGTGTGGGAAGATTATTCAAAAGGTTATAAAGATATTCATCCTCTAA
- the mdm4 gene encoding protein Mdm4 isoform X2 produces the protein MSSLSAQPHASSSSCRTLPGEGNQVKPKAPLLQILRVAGAQEDVFTLKEVMHYLGQYIMGKQLYDKQRQHIVHCQDDPLGELLEVESFSVKNPSPVYEMLKKYLVVLGCSDAAENLSVGRECVEGGVEDRGQICEGVVKAGVVAGSDGPLLPTPSQRRPRDPDDESLEGLPRSACKRPKLDVTLEEWDLSGLPWWFLGNLRNNYSRRSNGSTDIHTNQEEDTAIVSDTTEDLWILTEGESEQVSVEMKEAALEEGSGGEEGSVDDDYGGGKEEKSDREMQEEPDEDSQCLSDDTDTEISTQDAWQCTECRKYNIPVQRYCVRCWALRKNWYKDVPRLAHSLSVPDIPACSSLSAHDEEDDSDTGIDVPDCSRTISDPVILPSHSTADRPIPTAGISKGKGPRPSGFHKHGQLSEGESQESLGMEVQDVRPEALLEPCKLCRVRPRNGNIIHGRTAHLLTCFPCARRLHKFQAPCPGCGKIIQKVIKIFIL, from the exons ATGAGCTCCCTGTCGGCCCAGCCTCACGCTTCAAGCTCGTCATGCAGGACGCTTCCTGGAGAGGGTAATCAG GTGAAACCAAAAGCCCCGCTGCTGCAGATCTTGCGTGTAGCTGGAGCTCAGGAGGACGTCTTCACTCTCAAAGAG gTGATGCACTACCTGGGTCAGTATATCATGGGGAAGCAACTGTATGACAAACAGAGGCAGCACATTGTCCATTGCCAGGATGATCCTTTGGGTGAACTTCTGGAAGTCGAAAGCTTCTCTGTCAAAAATCCAAG CCCAGTGTATGAAATGCTGAAGAAGTACCTGGTTGTACTTGGCTGTAGTG ACGCTGCAGAGAATCTTTCTGTGGGCCGTGAGTGTGTAGAGGGCGGAGTGGAGGATCGTGGTCAG atATGTGAGGGTGTGGTCAAAGCAGGAGTGGTGGCCGGAAGTGATGGGCCTCTTCTGCCGACCCCCTCTCAGAGACGACCTCGTGATCCAGACGATG AGTCTCTTGAAGGCCTGCCTCGCTCAGCCTGCAAGCGCCCCAAACTGGATGTCACCCTGGAAGAATGGGACCTCTCTGGTCTACCCTGGTGGTTTTTGGGTAATCTGCGTAATAACTACAGCCGCAGGAGCAATGGCTCCACTGACATCCATACAAACCAA GAGGAGGACACAGCCATCGTGTCAGACACAACAGAAGACTTGTGGATTCTGACAGAGGGCGAGAGTGAGCAAGTGAGTGTGGAGATGAAGGAAGCGGCGCTAGAAGAGGGAAGCGGAGGAGAAGAAGGTTCTGTTGATGATGATTATGGAGGCGGGAAGGAGGAAAAGTCAGACCGAGAG atGCAAGAAGAGCCCGATGAAGACTCTCAGTGTCTGAGTGATGACACTGATACAGAGATCTCCACACAG GATGCATGGCAGTGCACAGAGTGCAGGAAATACAACATACCTGTCCAGCGGTACTGCGTTCGCTGTTGGGCTCTGCGAAAAAACTGGTACAAGGACGTGCCCCGGCTGGCTCATTCTCTCTCCGTCCCTGACATCCCAGCATGCAGCTCTCTCTCTGCCCAcgatgaagaagatgacagcGACACAGGCATTGATGTTCCAGACTGCAGCAGGACCATCTCGGACCCAGTCATCCTGCCCTCCCACTCCACTGCTGACCGGCCGATTCCCACAGCAGGCATCAGTAAAGGCAAAGGGCCGCGCCCGTCTGGCTTCCACAAGCACGGCCAGCTCTCAGAGGGGGAAAGCCAGGAAAGTCTGGGCATGGAGGTCCAAGACGTTCGACCGGAGGCGCTGCTGGAGCCCTGCAAGCTGTGTCGGGTGAGACCCCGTAATGGTAATATAATCCATGGACGAACGGCTCACCTGCTCACATGTTTCCCATGTGCAAGGAGGTTGCATAAGTTCCAGGCTCCCTGTCCAGGGTGTGGGAAGATTATTCAAAAGGTTATAAAGATATTCATCCTCTAA